A DNA window from Allokutzneria albata contains the following coding sequences:
- a CDS encoding tyrosine-type recombinase/integrase: MTALWDWIDAYLEHMQARKLAANSLRAYRRDLESVAIDLAVVLDREPDEITVDEVTTGPLRSAFARFAGPRSAASVTRAWSTWNGFFGFLVIEGAAVGNPMQVVPKPRTPMRAPKPLQGEDTPEQLLRRVAEGARAARNPWPERDLAVLATLLCTGVRSAELLGLTVASLVGRPGERRIQVSGKGGNRRSVPIERPLDEIINAYLDSRRLRFGLRVPGTAPLFVDHRDEPLRRGGLQYLVRTSLRAAGVGDRVQRGALVHAFRHTFATRLAEDGASVIEIAKLLGHASITASQNYIDATAREQRMAAGSNRTYAALAEVADSP, from the coding sequence GTGACCGCGTTGTGGGACTGGATCGACGCCTACCTGGAGCACATGCAGGCGCGCAAGCTCGCCGCGAACTCGCTGCGCGCCTACCGCAGAGACCTGGAATCGGTCGCCATCGACCTCGCCGTCGTCCTCGACCGGGAACCCGACGAGATCACCGTCGACGAGGTCACCACCGGGCCGCTGCGCTCGGCCTTCGCCCGCTTCGCCGGGCCGCGCTCGGCCGCGTCGGTGACCCGGGCGTGGTCGACCTGGAACGGGTTCTTCGGCTTCCTCGTCATCGAAGGCGCGGCCGTCGGCAACCCCATGCAGGTCGTGCCCAAACCCCGCACCCCCATGCGAGCGCCCAAACCGCTGCAGGGCGAGGACACCCCCGAACAGCTGCTCCGCCGCGTCGCCGAGGGCGCCCGCGCCGCCCGCAACCCCTGGCCGGAGCGCGACCTCGCCGTGCTCGCCACCCTGCTGTGCACCGGGGTCCGCTCGGCGGAGCTGCTCGGCCTCACCGTCGCCTCCCTCGTCGGCCGCCCCGGCGAACGCCGCATCCAGGTCAGCGGCAAGGGCGGCAACAGGCGCTCCGTCCCCATCGAGCGCCCGCTCGACGAGATCATCAACGCCTACCTGGACAGTCGCAGGCTGCGCTTCGGCCTGCGCGTCCCCGGCACCGCGCCGCTGTTCGTCGACCACCGCGACGAGCCGCTGCGCCGCGGCGGTCTGCAGTACCTCGTCCGGACCTCCCTGCGCGCCGCGGGCGTCGGCGACCGCGTCCAGCGCGGTGCGCTCGTGCACGCCTTCCGGCACACCTTCGCCACCCGCCTCGCCGAGGACGGCGCCTCCGTCATCGAGATCGCCAAGCTCCTCGGGCACGCCTCCATCACCGCGAGCCAGAACTACATCGACGCCACCGCCCGCGAACAGCGCATGGCCGCCGGGTCCAACCGCACCTACGCCGCCCTGGCCGAGGTCGCCGACTCCCCGTGA
- a CDS encoding alpha/beta fold hydrolase — translation MGDFLSRYDAVLARWPVPVEPVDVESEFGTTRVQVCGPPDGTPLVLLHGGGATSTVWFDTVGALAITHRVHAPDQIGEPGRSIHNGRPMRTVEDQLDWLNSVVDHFGLATFRLGGHSSGAAIAYNYAVRSPGRVDRLVLLDPTQCFAGLRVGYLLRAIPGLLKPTPARLRSFLTWETGGDVDPEWLELAAAGAEFPSSKTVAARRPKVNRLDVPTLVVIAGDSRCHDPDKVADNAGKVLSTSVIALLGGVTHHMLPMRPAERVNPILTEFLAR, via the coding sequence GTGGGGGACTTCTTATCTCGCTACGACGCGGTTCTGGCGCGCTGGCCGGTCCCGGTGGAGCCGGTCGACGTGGAGTCCGAGTTCGGCACGACGCGCGTGCAGGTCTGCGGACCGCCGGATGGCACGCCACTCGTGCTGCTGCACGGCGGAGGGGCCACGTCCACGGTCTGGTTCGACACCGTCGGAGCTCTCGCGATCACCCACCGGGTCCACGCGCCCGACCAGATCGGCGAACCCGGCCGCAGCATCCACAATGGACGTCCTATGAGGACGGTGGAGGACCAGCTGGACTGGCTCAATTCCGTCGTGGACCACTTCGGCTTGGCCACGTTCCGGCTCGGCGGGCACTCCTCCGGAGCCGCGATCGCCTACAACTACGCGGTGCGCTCCCCCGGGCGCGTCGACCGGCTCGTGCTGCTCGATCCGACCCAGTGCTTCGCCGGGCTGCGCGTCGGCTACCTGCTGCGGGCGATTCCCGGCCTGCTCAAGCCGACTCCGGCCCGGCTGCGGTCCTTCCTGACCTGGGAGACCGGCGGTGACGTCGACCCGGAATGGCTGGAGCTGGCCGCCGCGGGCGCGGAGTTCCCGTCGTCGAAGACCGTTGCCGCGCGCCGCCCGAAGGTGAACCGGCTGGACGTGCCGACCCTGGTGGTGATCGCCGGGGACAGCCGCTGCCACGATCCCGACAAGGTCGCCGACAACGCCGGAAAGGTGTTGTCCACCAGCGTGATCGCGTTGCTCGGCGGGGTCACGCACCACATGTTGCCGATGCGCCCCGCCGAGCGGGTCAACCCGATCCTCACCGAGTTCCTGGCGAGGTGA
- a CDS encoding MFS transporter gives MTVAVPAYRVPQYRRYVAGEAVSVLGDQIWYVALSWAAVELASPGVAGVVLALSAVPRLLLMVLGGPLADRFDARRLMVGSDALRAMIMLLAAGIAVTATELWLLVVVALIFGAVDAVFMPAAGSLRPRLLETEQLSDGAALRELGVRAALMLGAPLGGALVTVGGLALACAANAVTFVVSLLAIRTLNPRPIEQVEEREPYGAALRAGLRYLVSHKVLLPLMLVTLLFNIGFVGPMNLGLALLSEERGWGANGIGFLLAGFGVGAAVGAVVMLRVRIRHHIGIGIAACAVGEAVGISGATLAPDLGLAVASTVLVGLLGGPLGILCGSLSQANTDDAFRGRTSSVQALLTLGVTPLVMAAVGWLAGEFGTTPVMLASAAVEASAALPCLLLARLRTASVTSPGTR, from the coding sequence GTGACTGTCGCCGTTCCCGCCTACCGCGTTCCGCAGTACCGCCGCTACGTCGCCGGAGAGGCCGTCTCCGTTCTCGGCGACCAGATCTGGTACGTCGCTCTGTCCTGGGCCGCGGTCGAGCTGGCCTCGCCCGGGGTCGCCGGTGTCGTCCTCGCGCTGTCGGCGGTGCCGAGGCTGCTGCTGATGGTGCTCGGCGGCCCGCTCGCCGATCGGTTCGACGCGCGTCGCCTGATGGTCGGCAGTGACGCCCTCCGGGCGATGATCATGTTGCTCGCGGCCGGGATCGCGGTGACGGCAACGGAACTGTGGTTGCTGGTCGTGGTCGCGTTGATCTTCGGAGCGGTGGACGCGGTGTTCATGCCGGCCGCAGGCTCGCTGCGCCCGCGCCTGTTGGAGACCGAACAGCTCTCCGACGGGGCCGCGCTGCGGGAACTCGGTGTTCGTGCCGCTCTCATGCTGGGCGCCCCGTTGGGCGGAGCGCTCGTCACGGTGGGCGGTCTCGCGCTCGCGTGCGCGGCCAACGCGGTGACCTTCGTCGTGTCGTTGCTGGCGATCCGCACCCTGAACCCGAGGCCGATCGAGCAGGTCGAGGAGCGCGAGCCCTACGGCGCGGCGTTGCGCGCGGGACTGCGATACCTGGTGTCCCACAAGGTGTTGCTGCCGTTGATGTTGGTGACCCTGCTGTTCAACATCGGCTTCGTCGGACCGATGAACCTCGGCCTGGCACTGCTGTCGGAGGAACGTGGTTGGGGCGCCAACGGAATCGGCTTCCTGCTGGCGGGCTTCGGGGTCGGCGCGGCAGTGGGAGCCGTCGTCATGCTCCGCGTCCGCATCCGCCACCACATCGGCATCGGCATCGCCGCCTGCGCTGTGGGGGAGGCCGTGGGCATCTCGGGGGCCACCCTCGCCCCGGACCTCGGTCTGGCGGTCGCGTCCACCGTGCTGGTCGGCCTGCTCGGCGGGCCACTGGGCATCCTGTGCGGATCGTTGAGCCAGGCCAACACCGACGACGCCTTCCGCGGCCGCACGAGCAGCGTGCAGGCCCTGCTCACCCTCGGCGTCACACCGTTGGTCATGGCCGCGGTCGGCTGGCTGGCCGGAGAGTTCGGCACCACGCCGGTGATGCTGGCCAGCGCCGCCGTCGAAGCCTCCGCCGCGCTGCCGTGCCTGCTGCTGGCCCGGCTGCGCACGGCGTCGGTCACCTCGCCAGGAACTCGGTGA
- a CDS encoding winged helix-turn-helix domain-containing protein: protein MTERRKITDPDVLKGLAQPLRRQLYRLLCQLGPATAGALAKRTESDPGLVSYHLRELGRTGYIEEAPELARDRRERWWRAVPGSTSWSHLDFTDPESRAIADTVKAQMVADQLERLRTYERERDSWPVEWVEAATSTEGGLRLTPDELRAMSEELQEVLIRWSHVGKGGVDDGREHVFMFLHAFPERP, encoded by the coding sequence GTGACCGAACGCCGCAAGATCACCGACCCGGACGTGCTGAAGGGCCTGGCGCAGCCGCTGCGACGGCAGCTGTACCGGCTGTTGTGCCAGCTCGGCCCGGCGACGGCGGGTGCGCTGGCCAAGCGCACCGAGTCCGATCCGGGCCTGGTCAGCTACCACCTGCGGGAGCTGGGCCGGACCGGCTACATCGAGGAGGCGCCGGAGCTGGCCCGCGATCGGCGGGAGCGGTGGTGGCGCGCGGTCCCCGGCTCCACGAGCTGGTCGCACCTGGACTTCACCGACCCGGAGAGCCGGGCCATCGCCGACACGGTGAAGGCGCAGATGGTCGCCGACCAGCTGGAACGGCTGCGCACCTACGAGCGCGAGCGCGACTCCTGGCCGGTCGAGTGGGTGGAGGCGGCGACCTCGACGGAGGGCGGGCTGCGCCTGACCCCGGACGAGCTGCGCGCGATGAGCGAGGAGCTCCAGGAGGTGCTGATCCGCTGGTCGCACGTTGGCAAGGGCGGCGTCGACGACGGCCGCGAGCACGTCTTCATGTTCCTGCACGCCTTCCCGGAGAGACCGTGA
- a CDS encoding cytochrome P450: MDVTRLPHPPHRLPLLGDLLGGDVRRRPLQTALANARELGPIFTRRFLDRDVVFVCGADLVAEVSDETRFAKHVAPGLAMIRRIAGDGLFTAYNHEPNWQKAHDVLLPAFAMSSMRTYHPTMLKVARTLIGSWDAHVGGEPVRVAEDMTKLTMDTIGLAGFGYDFGSFERETEHPFVSALARSLGYVQAKTRELPWTAPLHRGDDRRFEQDVALMNKIVDDVIAARKASGERGTGDLLGLMLDGGELDEVNIRNQVITFLIAGHETTSGALSFALHYLVKNPVVLARAQAEVDAMWGDAERPDPDFADVGKLRYVRQILNEALRLWPTAAAFAREAIVDTTIGGHPIHKGQWVMVLAPALHRDAVWGDNVEAFDPDRFTPEREKARPVHAFKPFGTGERACIGRQFALHEATLLLGLLIHRYRLIDHANYQLEIKETLTVKPTGFTLKLARRTERVSVTAPAQDVERTVAGQAKAGTALRVLHGSNLGTCREFARRIADDGKELGFDTAVAPLDDYAGGLPTDGPVVIVAASYNGRPTDDAVKFTAALSGMDGSGVSYAVLGVGDRNWAATYQRMPALLDAGLAETGAKRLVERGEADASGDLDGDVAGWSARMWQALLETYGDPGAKPQESPMWTVTTIGGDITSALDERHGLRRMTVLSNEELVDVEHPLGRSKRHLRIALPDGVTYRTADHLTVLPDNRPELVERAARLLRLDLDELIAFSGRAPLPIDRPVTVRQLLTHFVELQDAATAEHVRLLAEHNPCPPERAALRANGKSLLDIMEAHPAGTMPLEVFLRCVPAMRPRHYSISSSPLSSPTEIDLMVSPLRSSDFVGVGSHHVTRLQPGDTVRARVSPCREAFRLPQDGPVIMVSAGTGLAPFRGGIADRVARGVTAPALCYFGCDHPDVDYLHRAEFEAAEAAGAVRMRPTFWQAPEHGWEFVQHRIVAEQDEVWELLEAGARVYVCGDGRRMSPAVRQSFLTVHSARTGADMAKSQRWLDELIATDRYVEDVYAG; the protein is encoded by the coding sequence ATGGACGTCACCCGGCTCCCGCACCCGCCCCACCGTCTCCCGCTGCTCGGCGACCTCCTCGGCGGCGACGTCCGCCGCAGGCCGCTGCAGACCGCGCTGGCCAACGCCCGCGAGCTGGGGCCGATCTTCACCCGCCGCTTCCTGGACCGCGACGTGGTCTTCGTCTGCGGTGCCGACCTGGTCGCCGAGGTCTCCGACGAGACCCGCTTCGCCAAGCACGTCGCTCCCGGGCTCGCGATGATCCGCCGCATCGCCGGGGACGGACTGTTCACCGCCTACAACCACGAGCCGAACTGGCAGAAGGCGCACGACGTGCTGCTGCCCGCGTTCGCGATGAGCTCGATGCGCACCTACCACCCGACCATGCTCAAGGTGGCCAGGACGCTGATCGGGAGCTGGGACGCCCACGTCGGCGGCGAGCCGGTGCGCGTCGCCGAGGACATGACGAAGCTGACCATGGACACCATCGGCCTCGCCGGGTTCGGCTACGACTTCGGCTCCTTCGAGCGCGAGACCGAGCACCCCTTCGTCAGCGCGCTCGCCCGCAGCCTCGGCTACGTCCAGGCCAAGACCCGCGAGCTGCCGTGGACGGCGCCGTTGCACCGGGGGGACGACCGGCGCTTCGAACAGGACGTCGCGCTGATGAACAAGATCGTCGACGACGTGATCGCCGCGCGGAAGGCGAGCGGGGAGCGCGGCACCGGGGACCTGCTCGGGCTCATGCTCGACGGCGGCGAGCTGGACGAGGTGAACATCCGCAACCAGGTGATCACCTTCCTGATCGCCGGGCACGAGACCACCTCGGGAGCGCTGTCCTTCGCCCTGCACTACTTGGTCAAGAACCCCGTGGTGCTGGCCCGCGCGCAGGCCGAGGTCGACGCGATGTGGGGCGACGCCGAGCGCCCCGACCCCGACTTCGCCGACGTCGGCAAGCTCCGCTACGTCCGGCAGATCCTCAACGAGGCGCTGCGGTTGTGGCCCACCGCGGCCGCTTTCGCCCGCGAGGCCATCGTGGACACGACCATCGGCGGGCATCCGATCCACAAAGGGCAGTGGGTCATGGTGCTCGCGCCCGCGCTGCACCGGGACGCCGTGTGGGGTGACAACGTCGAGGCGTTCGACCCCGACCGGTTCACCCCTGAACGCGAGAAGGCGCGCCCGGTGCACGCGTTCAAGCCGTTCGGCACCGGGGAGCGAGCGTGCATCGGCCGCCAGTTCGCGCTGCACGAAGCCACCTTGCTGCTCGGGTTGCTGATCCACCGCTACCGGCTGATCGACCACGCGAACTACCAACTGGAGATCAAGGAGACGCTGACCGTCAAGCCGACCGGCTTCACGTTGAAGCTGGCCCGTCGCACCGAGCGCGTGTCCGTCACCGCGCCGGCGCAGGACGTTGAGCGCACGGTCGCCGGACAGGCCAAAGCTGGGACGGCGCTACGGGTGCTGCACGGCTCGAACCTCGGCACCTGCCGCGAGTTCGCGCGCCGCATTGCCGACGACGGCAAGGAACTCGGCTTCGACACCGCCGTCGCTCCGCTGGACGACTACGCGGGTGGACTGCCGACGGACGGACCGGTGGTGATCGTCGCCGCCTCCTACAACGGCCGTCCCACCGATGACGCGGTCAAGTTCACCGCCGCGCTGTCCGGAATGGACGGATCGGGCGTGAGCTACGCGGTGCTCGGTGTCGGCGACCGCAACTGGGCCGCGACCTACCAGCGGATGCCCGCGCTCCTCGACGCGGGGCTGGCCGAGACGGGGGCGAAGCGCCTTGTGGAGCGCGGAGAAGCGGACGCGTCCGGCGACCTCGACGGCGACGTGGCCGGATGGAGCGCGCGGATGTGGCAGGCCCTGCTGGAGACCTACGGCGACCCGGGCGCCAAGCCCCAGGAAAGTCCGATGTGGACGGTCACGACGATCGGTGGCGACATCACCTCCGCACTGGACGAGCGGCACGGACTGCGGCGGATGACCGTGCTGTCCAACGAAGAGCTCGTCGACGTCGAGCACCCGCTCGGCCGTTCCAAGCGCCACCTGCGGATCGCATTGCCGGACGGCGTCACCTACCGCACCGCCGACCACCTCACCGTGCTGCCGGACAACCGCCCGGAGCTGGTCGAGCGCGCCGCGCGCCTGCTGCGCCTGGACCTGGACGAGCTGATCGCGTTCTCGGGGCGGGCGCCGTTGCCGATCGATCGTCCTGTGACCGTGCGGCAGTTGCTCACGCACTTCGTCGAACTCCAGGATGCCGCGACCGCCGAGCACGTGCGGCTGCTCGCCGAGCACAACCCGTGCCCGCCCGAGCGGGCGGCCCTGCGCGCCAACGGCAAGAGCCTGCTCGACATCATGGAGGCGCACCCGGCGGGCACGATGCCGCTGGAGGTGTTCCTGCGGTGCGTGCCCGCGATGCGGCCTCGGCACTACTCGATCTCCTCGTCGCCGCTGAGCTCGCCCACCGAGATCGACCTGATGGTGTCGCCGCTGCGCAGCAGTGATTTCGTCGGCGTCGGTTCGCACCACGTCACGCGGCTCCAGCCAGGGGACACCGTCCGCGCCCGGGTTTCGCCGTGCCGCGAGGCGTTCCGGCTGCCGCAGGACGGTCCAGTGATCATGGTGAGCGCGGGCACCGGCCTCGCGCCTTTCCGCGGCGGGATCGCCGACCGCGTCGCGCGCGGCGTGACAGCTCCGGCGTTGTGCTACTTCGGCTGCGACCACCCGGACGTCGACTACCTGCACCGCGCCGAGTTCGAGGCGGCCGAGGCCGCGGGCGCGGTCCGGATGCGGCCGACCTTCTGGCAGGCGCCGGAGCACGGGTGGGAGTTCGTCCAGCACCGGATCGTCGCCGAGCAGGACGAGGTGTGGGAGCTGCTGGAGGCGGGTGCGCGCGTCTATGTCTGCGGCGACGGCCGAAGGATGAGTCCCGCCGTGCGGCAGAGTTTCCTCACTGTCCACAGCGCGCGCACCGGCGCCGACATGGCGAAATCGCAGCGGTGGCTGGACGAGCTGATCGCTACTGACCGCTATGTCGAGGACGTCTACGCAGGTTAG
- a CDS encoding CAP domain-containing protein, producing the protein MTARSRSAALALGAVLATTLLPGVANAEADPAAEAQRVLDLTNGHRAAAGCPALTLNPQLTASAQGHSEDMARHNYFSHTGKDGSSPGDRIARAGYHGRAWAENIAAGYRDSDIAVREWMNSPGHRRNILNCDLRELGVGYVSQPGTRYTRYWTQNFGSL; encoded by the coding sequence ATGACCGCACGATCCCGCTCAGCCGCGCTCGCCCTCGGCGCGGTGCTCGCCACCACGCTCCTGCCCGGTGTCGCCAACGCCGAGGCCGACCCGGCGGCCGAGGCGCAGCGAGTGCTCGACCTGACCAACGGCCACCGCGCCGCGGCGGGCTGCCCCGCGCTGACGCTCAACCCGCAGCTGACCGCGTCCGCCCAGGGCCACAGCGAGGACATGGCCAGGCACAACTACTTCAGCCACACCGGCAAGGACGGCAGCAGCCCCGGTGACCGCATCGCCCGCGCCGGGTACCACGGCCGGGCGTGGGCGGAGAACATCGCCGCCGGCTACCGCGACTCCGACATCGCCGTGCGGGAGTGGATGAACAGCCCCGGTCACCGCCGCAACATCCTCAACTGCGACCTGCGCGAGCTGGGCGTCGGCTACGTCTCGCAGCCGGGCACCCGCTACACCCGGTACTGGACGCAGAACTTCGGCAGCCTGTGA
- a CDS encoding PAS domain-containing protein encodes MPSDRSAVDGLLELLVATEVIAAFRDRDGRYVWASPAYQRMVGGEVTGTRVADWADAATAERVRTEDERVWAGHVVRWSPENPGHFTAAGGDRVWLAGRKSLVSGPLLGMIAVDTSAWLADRRELTAAQTRLSRFLAHAPAISAITDAEHRYVWVGGLGPVDALGRSVAEVLQPEVAAQVVEQNAAVLASGQSRQVRLSTPTEEWSGHRFPLPQPDGSTHVGALLLDVTEQERARRSAATWRNRFLALLDRSPVPTCVAAMNGRITVANPAMAAALGRRPRELVDADLEVLFTTTDTATRQRLLHELLTRRLARRSLHVTWAEHSGTLTVQGVPDEEGSVLLVTLTVDPVAAPEPPQLSLREKEVLTRIAAGESTAMIARALGLTVEGVTYHVTRMVKRFGVPNRTALVARAFTLGVLPG; translated from the coding sequence GTGCCTTCCGATCGATCCGCCGTTGACGGCCTGCTGGAGCTGCTGGTAGCGACCGAGGTGATCGCGGCCTTCCGCGACCGGGACGGCCGCTACGTCTGGGCCTCCCCCGCCTACCAGCGCATGGTCGGTGGCGAGGTGACCGGGACCCGCGTGGCCGACTGGGCCGACGCGGCGACGGCCGAGCGGGTCCGCACCGAGGACGAGCGCGTGTGGGCGGGTCACGTCGTGCGCTGGTCGCCGGAGAACCCCGGCCACTTCACCGCGGCAGGCGGCGACCGAGTCTGGCTCGCGGGAAGGAAGTCCCTGGTCAGCGGGCCGCTGCTGGGCATGATCGCGGTGGACACGAGCGCATGGCTGGCCGACCGCCGCGAGCTGACCGCGGCCCAGACCCGGCTCAGCCGGTTCCTCGCGCACGCCCCGGCGATCTCGGCGATCACCGACGCCGAGCACCGCTACGTGTGGGTGGGCGGACTCGGCCCGGTGGACGCGCTCGGCCGCTCGGTCGCCGAGGTCCTGCAGCCCGAAGTGGCCGCGCAGGTCGTCGAGCAGAACGCGGCGGTGCTCGCCTCCGGGCAGTCGCGACAGGTACGGCTGAGCACGCCGACCGAGGAGTGGTCGGGCCACCGTTTCCCGCTGCCGCAACCGGATGGCAGCACACATGTCGGGGCGCTTCTCCTCGACGTCACCGAGCAGGAGCGGGCCCGCCGGTCGGCGGCGACGTGGCGGAACCGGTTCCTGGCGCTGCTTGACCGCTCCCCCGTGCCGACGTGCGTGGCGGCGATGAACGGCCGGATCACCGTCGCCAACCCGGCGATGGCCGCGGCGCTGGGCCGTCGTCCCCGCGAGTTGGTCGACGCCGACCTGGAGGTCCTGTTCACCACGACCGACACGGCGACGCGGCAGCGATTGCTGCACGAGCTGCTCACGCGGCGGTTGGCGCGCCGCTCATTGCACGTCACCTGGGCTGAGCACTCCGGGACGCTCACCGTGCAGGGGGTGCCCGACGAAGAGGGCTCGGTGCTGTTGGTGACGCTGACGGTTGATCCGGTCGCCGCGCCGGAGCCGCCGCAGTTGTCCTTGCGGGAGAAGGAAGTGCTGACGCGGATCGCCGCAGGGGAGAGCACGGCCATGATCGCCCGCGCGCTCGGCTTGACGGTGGAGGGGGTGACGTACCACGTGACGCGCATGGTGAAGCGTTTCGGCGTCCCGAACCGCACAGCGCTCGTCGCGCGCGCGTTCACCCTCGGCGTGCTGCCGGGTTAG
- a CDS encoding GH92 family glycosyl hydrolase has product MTSRSCPIPFLPHPGEVTSSPTADLTDSVHASTFSHANEIAQPGYYSVGLDSGARAELTATTRTGSGRFTYPAGKPATMLFRTSSSEVGSSDATVQIDAATRTVSGSVTGGNFCGYINEVGRRSYYTLHFTAEFDKPFTSTGTWQDDKVNPGSTTARGGTGWTTGSFPNAGWPVPGKGSGGYVTFDTGGQPVNVRVGISFVSPEGARANLRAENPPGTTFDRVRSNAYEAWKRQLSRVKVSGGTRDQLTTFYTAIYHSLLHPNVFNDVDGRYAGMDQKVHRIGGRQRAQYGNFSGWDVYRGQLQLVTLLEPDVGSDIAQSLYNQARQNNGIWDRWTHGAGGTHVMTGDPGPVSVASIYAFGGTEFDARGALRSMTTSARTVKPEDLSRDGWNVMVVGQRPSLDKYLSQHYVPADGNAWGGAGETLEDVSADFGIAQFARRLGDTRSHDEYLARSGYWRNVFNPATGHIQDRMSDGTWRAPFNPARDDGFAEGSSVQYTWMVPFDVHGLASAMGGPEATIARLDRFFRKPDGSWALTKAGGLHAEMDNEPSVGAPWVYNYVGAPAKAQQTIRQVLNTLWRSAPDGIPGQDDLGAMSAWYAFAAMGLYPQYPGRGELLVSAPLFPRITIDRGPSGRITINAPGAATDTAYVGGLRLNGRPTSATWLPESFLSGGRLDFTLSTQPSDWGCAPPSFPAPVTPPVFTPSARSVPPTPLSTAFPS; this is encoded by the coding sequence GTGACATCCCGTTCCTGCCCCATCCCGTTCCTGCCCCATCCCGGTGAGGTCACCAGCTCCCCCACCGCCGACCTCACCGACTCCGTCCACGCCAGCACCTTCAGCCACGCCAACGAGATCGCGCAGCCGGGCTACTACTCGGTCGGCCTGGACTCCGGCGCCCGCGCGGAGCTGACGGCGACGACGCGCACCGGCTCCGGCCGCTTCACCTATCCCGCGGGCAAACCGGCCACGATGCTGTTCCGCACTTCCAGCTCGGAGGTCGGCTCCAGCGACGCCACGGTGCAGATCGACGCCGCGACGCGCACGGTCAGCGGCTCGGTCACGGGTGGCAACTTCTGCGGGTACATCAACGAAGTCGGCCGTCGCAGCTACTACACGCTGCACTTCACCGCCGAGTTCGACAAGCCTTTCACCAGCACCGGGACCTGGCAGGACGACAAGGTCAACCCCGGCTCCACCACCGCGCGCGGCGGCACCGGCTGGACCACCGGCTCCTTCCCGAACGCGGGCTGGCCCGTGCCGGGCAAGGGCTCCGGCGGCTACGTCACCTTCGACACCGGTGGTCAACCGGTCAACGTCCGCGTCGGTATCTCCTTCGTCAGCCCTGAAGGCGCACGTGCGAACCTCCGCGCCGAGAACCCGCCCGGCACCACGTTCGACCGAGTGCGCTCGAACGCGTACGAGGCGTGGAAGCGGCAGCTGTCCCGGGTCAAGGTGTCGGGAGGGACCCGCGACCAGCTCACCACGTTCTACACCGCGATCTACCACTCCCTGTTGCACCCCAACGTGTTCAACGACGTCGACGGGCGCTACGCCGGCATGGACCAGAAGGTGCACCGCATCGGCGGGCGGCAGCGGGCCCAGTACGGGAACTTCTCCGGCTGGGATGTCTACAGAGGACAGTTGCAGCTGGTGACCCTGCTCGAACCCGACGTGGGCTCGGACATCGCCCAGTCGCTGTACAACCAGGCTCGGCAGAACAACGGCATCTGGGACCGCTGGACCCACGGCGCGGGTGGCACCCACGTGATGACCGGCGATCCCGGTCCCGTGTCCGTGGCGAGCATCTATGCCTTCGGCGGCACCGAGTTCGACGCGCGCGGCGCGCTCAGGTCGATGACCACCTCGGCACGCACGGTCAAGCCCGAAGACCTCAGCCGCGACGGGTGGAACGTCATGGTGGTCGGCCAACGGCCTTCGCTGGACAAGTACCTCAGCCAGCACTACGTCCCCGCTGACGGCAACGCGTGGGGCGGCGCGGGCGAGACCTTGGAGGACGTCTCCGCCGACTTCGGCATCGCGCAGTTCGCGCGCAGGCTCGGCGACACCCGCTCGCACGACGAGTACCTGGCCCGATCGGGCTACTGGCGCAATGTCTTCAACCCCGCGACCGGACACATCCAGGACCGCATGTCCGACGGCACCTGGCGCGCCCCGTTCAACCCGGCGCGTGATGACGGCTTCGCCGAGGGCAGCAGCGTCCAGTACACCTGGATGGTCCCCTTCGACGTGCACGGGCTCGCCTCGGCGATGGGCGGTCCCGAGGCCACGATCGCCCGGCTGGACCGGTTCTTCCGCAAGCCGGACGGCTCGTGGGCGCTGACCAAGGCGGGCGGCCTGCACGCGGAGATGGACAACGAGCCCTCCGTCGGCGCCCCGTGGGTCTACAACTACGTCGGAGCGCCGGCCAAGGCGCAGCAGACCATCCGCCAGGTGCTGAACACGTTGTGGCGCAGCGCCCCGGACGGGATTCCCGGTCAGGACGACCTCGGCGCGATGTCCGCCTGGTACGCCTTCGCGGCGATGGGCCTGTACCCGCAGTACCCCGGCCGCGGCGAGCTGCTGGTCTCCGCCCCGTTGTTCCCCAGGATCACCATCGACCGCGGTCCGTCCGGGCGGATCACCATCAACGCGCCCGGGGCCGCCACCGACACCGCCTACGTCGGCGGGCTCCGGCTGAACGGGCGGCCGACCTCCGCGACCTGGCTCCCGGAGTCGTTCCTGTCCGGTGGGCGCCTGGACTTCACCCTGTCCACGCAGCCCTCCGACTGGGGTTGCGCGCCGCCGTCCTTCCCCGCACCGGTCACGCCGCCGGTCTTCACGCCGTCCGCGCGCTCGGTCCCGCCCACCCCGCTGTCCACCGCTTTCCCCTCGTAG